A window of the Deltaproteobacteria bacterium genome harbors these coding sequences:
- a CDS encoding ABC transporter substrate-binding protein: MGKKSEGLNRREFLELAAVGATGAAGLGLGAPSAFAATPKRGGTLTCGMAWLIQTPDPHRRTGTWARQFSALSYEGLTTPTSIGERLRIIREKGPDAVPEVKPMLADSWEIEKGGTRYVFHLKKNVLFHNYKEFGSEDVKWSWERIKDPVHRCASRKLLALYLKSVETPDKYTVVANLERPYAAFLIANAWCNTCILPKDSIPKGAIWGETPTFKPPTIAPMGTGPFQTVSYQQKREHVFEAFRDYRVKGLPYLDKIVYKVISKDVPRTMAVRAGNVDYAYGAEPNWTIKVLKGRKNWLNQPITLKKEGLVLFPRLNGTTLTIYLNAHDQKDTPFKDVRVRQALDYCIDRATLAKTLYDILVVPMGQGFHPDISPWGYKDIKPKQRDIEKAKKLLKEAGYPNGLDVEFKITPTWGKNDLMAQIVQQMAKPAGFRIKITPQLGLAYWTNLRQYSYQMFVFTLAKEDPMNFYYPYLHTDPAKPYLGYSPSLGVKDPIMDKLLDDMAGETDLIKRKAKFKKVVLRSNEQSYFLPYQMNCGSNVWTTKLKNFKPWNYFYPEEGFQEAWLER; the protein is encoded by the coding sequence ACCCGCACCGGCGCACCGGCACCTGGGCGCGACAGTTCTCGGCCTTGTCTTATGAAGGCCTGACCACCCCGACTTCCATAGGGGAGCGGCTCAGGATCATTAGGGAGAAAGGGCCGGACGCGGTCCCGGAAGTCAAGCCCATGCTGGCCGATAGCTGGGAGATCGAAAAAGGCGGGACCCGGTACGTCTTTCATCTCAAAAAAAACGTCCTGTTTCACAACTACAAGGAATTCGGGTCAGAGGATGTGAAATGGAGCTGGGAGCGCATTAAAGACCCGGTACACCGGTGCGCCTCCCGGAAGTTGTTGGCCCTGTATTTGAAGAGCGTCGAGACTCCTGATAAATACACGGTCGTGGCCAATCTGGAAAGACCTTACGCCGCCTTCCTTATTGCCAACGCCTGGTGCAACACCTGCATCCTTCCGAAAGACTCAATACCCAAAGGAGCTATCTGGGGTGAAACCCCAACCTTCAAGCCCCCGACCATTGCTCCTATGGGAACCGGCCCCTTCCAGACGGTCTCATACCAGCAGAAACGTGAGCACGTCTTCGAGGCCTTCAGGGACTATCGCGTCAAAGGGCTGCCTTATCTGGACAAGATCGTTTACAAGGTCATCAGCAAGGACGTGCCCCGGACCATGGCCGTGCGCGCCGGAAATGTGGACTATGCTTACGGGGCAGAGCCAAACTGGACGATCAAGGTTTTAAAAGGAAGAAAGAATTGGCTTAATCAACCCATAACCCTGAAAAAGGAAGGGCTAGTACTCTTCCCTCGCCTGAATGGGACTACCCTGACTATTTACTTGAACGCCCATGATCAGAAGGACACGCCCTTTAAGGACGTGCGGGTCCGCCAGGCCTTGGACTACTGCATTGACCGGGCAACGCTGGCTAAAACGCTTTACGACATCCTGGTTGTACCCATGGGCCAGGGCTTCCATCCGGACATTTCGCCCTGGGGTTATAAGGACATCAAACCAAAGCAGCGGGACATCGAGAAGGCCAAGAAGCTGCTCAAAGAGGCCGGATACCCGAACGGCCTGGACGTGGAGTTCAAGATCACGCCCACCTGGGGTAAAAACGACCTCATGGCCCAGATTGTTCAGCAGATGGCCAAACCGGCCGGCTTCCGCATCAAGATCACGCCTCAACTCGGATTAGCATACTGGACTAATCTCCGCCAATATTCTTACCAGATGTTTGTCTTTACCTTAGCCAAAGAAGACCCCATGAATTTTTACTATCCATATCTGCACACCGATCCGGCCAAGCCCTATCTCGGGTATTCTCCTTCTCTCGGCGTCAAAGACCCGATCATGGATAAGCTCCTCGATGATATGGCCGGGGAAACGGACCTGATCAAGAGAAAGGCCAAGTTTAAGAAGGTGGTCTTGAGGTCCAATGAGCAGTCTTACTTCTTGCCTTATCAGATGAACTGTGGGTCCAACGTCTGGACCACCAAGTTGAAAAACTTCAAGCCGTGGAATTATTTTTACCCGGAAGAGGGATTCCAAGAGGCCTGGCTTGAAAGATAG